TGACGAGGAGCTGGAGGGCGTGCTCGCCCACGAGCTCGCCCACGTCAAGAACCGCGACGTGATGGTGATGACCATCGCCTCGTTCCTGTCGACGATCGCCTTCATCGTTGTCCGGTGGGGCTGGCTGTTCGGCGGCGGGCGCGAGCGCGGCGGCGGGGGCGCGCCGGTGATCGTCGCCATCGTCGCGTCGCTGCTGGTGTGGATCGTCTCCTTCCTGCTGATCCGGGCCCTCTCGCGGTACCGCGAGTACGCGGCCGACCGCGGCGGCGCCGTCATCACGGGCCGGCCGTCGGCGCTGGCCACCGCGCTGATGAAGATCGACGGCCGGATGGACAAGGTCCCGAAGGAGGACCTTCGCAGCCAGTCCGAGATGAACGCCTTCTTCATCATCCCGATCAGGTCGGGCTTCGTCGGCAAGCTGTTCAGCACCCACCCGCCGACCGAGAACCGCGTCGAGCGCCTGCGCGATCTAGAGCGCGAACTCGAGGGGTTCTAGACCGACCCACACTCCCTGTAGTAGGAATTGAAATCCGTTACACGTCGAGGGGCACCCCGGGCGTCCCTCGAGTGTGTCAGTGCGTTCAATTCCGGCTGTAGTCGGCGTCGGCCTCGCACGAGGGGGAATCGGGGTCGCTCTCGTTCCCTCGCTCGTCGTCGCCGAGCGACGCCTCCCCGCCGTCGAGGGGCGGATCACCCTCGGCGCCGGGGGACGCGCCACCCCCCTCGGTCGGGGCCGGCAACCTGACCTCGGCGACGGTACCGCGGGGATCGCGGTCGCGGATCGAGAGGGCGCCGCCCATGCGGGTGACGCCCCACCGCACCGCCCACA
This genomic interval from Halomicrobium urmianum contains the following:
- the htpX gene encoding zinc metalloprotease HtpX, which codes for MQWKTDWGLRGRMALTMFLLFALYVVFLGFLTLYFESILMIVLVFGAFSFAQLFFSDKLALYSMGARKVDPDEYPELHRKIERLSQQADLPKPDVAVADSRVPNAFATGRSQKSATVAVTTGIMDTLDDEELEGVLAHELAHVKNRDVMVMTIASFLSTIAFIVVRWGWLFGGGRERGGGGAPVIVAIVASLLVWIVSFLLIRALSRYREYAADRGGAVITGRPSALATALMKIDGRMDKVPKEDLRSQSEMNAFFIIPIRSGFVGKLFSTHPPTENRVERLRDLERELEGF